From a single Apium graveolens cultivar Ventura chromosome 2, ASM990537v1, whole genome shotgun sequence genomic region:
- the LOC141708384 gene encoding cysteine proteinase 15A-like, giving the protein MNHFLTISLLSLLLSHATADDFTADDPIIRQVIPEREQSIHLLNADHHFSLFKTKYAKSYSDQKEHDYRFSVFKSNLLRAKRNQLLDPSAEHGVTQFSDLTPEEFSQRFLGLRTPKFLQDARKAPILPTGNLPDDFDWRDHGAVTGVKNQGSCGSCWSFSTTGALEGAHFLATGELVSLSEQQLVDCDHECDQDGDCDAGCNGGLMTSAFQYTIKAGGLEREKDYPYTGKDGKCKFDNAKVAASVANYSVVSIDEDQIAANLVKNGPLAVGINAAWMQTYIKGVSCPYICSKNRLDHGVLLVGYGAAGYAPIRLKDKPYWIIKNSWGENWGEDGYYKICRGQKYDICGVDSMVSTVAAFHQA; this is encoded by the exons ATGAATCACTTTCTAACCATCAGTCTCCTATCTCTTCTTCTATCACACGCCACCGCCGATGACTTCACCGCCGACGATCCTATAATCCGGCAAGTCATACCGGAACGCGAACAATCCATCCATCTCCTCAACGCAGACCATCATTTCTCACTCTTTAAAACTAAGTATGCCAAATCTTATAGTGATCAGAAAGAGCATGATTACAGATTCTCTGTTTTCAAATCTAATCTTCTCCGTGCCAAGCGTAATCAGTTGCTTGATCCTTCAGCTGAGCACGGTGTGACGCAATTCTCTGATTTGACTCCCGAAGAGTTTAGTCAGAGGTTTTTGGGATTGAGGACACCTAAGTTTTTACAAGATGCTCGAAAAGCTCCGATTCTTCCGACTGGTAATCTTCCCGATGATTTTGATTGGCGCGATCACGGTGCTGTCACTGGAGTTAAGAATCAG GGATCATGTGGATCGTGCTGGTCTTTTAGTACAACTGGTGCACTAGAAGGAGCTCATTTTCTTGCAACGGGAGAGCTTGTTAGCCTCAGCGAGCAACAACTTGTTGACTGTGATCACGAG TGTGACCAAGATGGTGATTGTGATGCTGGGTGTAATGGGGGGTTGATGACTAGTGCTTTCCAGTACACAATCAAGGCTGGTGGACTTGAACGTGAAAAAGACTATCCTTACACCGGTAAGGATGGTAAGTGCAAATTTGATAACGCAAAGGTTGCCGCTTCTGTTGCTAATTACAGTGTGGTGTCCATTGACGAAGATCAGATTGCTGCAAATTTGGTGAAGAATGGACCTCTAGCAG TTGGCATCAATGCAGCCTGGATGCAGACCTATATCAAGGGAGTTTCATGCCCGTACATCTGTTCGAAGAATCGTTTGGATCATGGGGTGCTTTTAGTGGGGTATGGAGCTGCTGGATATGCTCCCATTCGTCTGAAGGACAAGCCTTACTGGATCATAAAGAATTCATGGGGAGAAAATTGGGGAGAGGATGGATACTACAAGATATGCAGAGGACAAAAATATGATATTTGCGGGGTGGACTCGATGGTGTCCACAGTAGCAGCATTTCACCAAGCTTAA